The following are encoded together in the Dyella terrae genome:
- a CDS encoding DUF2958 domain-containing protein, which translates to MTQPLVTDEQRAQLLAVGEARATGQPIDPMPVVRLFTPDAHATWLLAALDPADGNTAWGLIDLGIGMPALGVVKLSDLAAIVGPLGRPVLRDLYFHAVRPLSGYVRLAQLDGSIPD; encoded by the coding sequence ATGACCCAGCCACTCGTTACCGACGAACAACGCGCGCAACTGCTCGCCGTCGGCGAAGCACGCGCTACCGGCCAGCCCATCGATCCGATGCCGGTGGTCCGGCTGTTCACACCGGACGCGCACGCGACCTGGCTACTGGCCGCACTTGATCCAGCCGACGGCAATACAGCCTGGGGGTTGATCGACCTTGGCATCGGCATGCCCGCGCTGGGAGTGGTGAAACTGTCGGATTTGGCCGCTATCGTCGGGCCGCTCGGGCGGCCCGTCCTGCGCGACCTGTATTTCCATGCAGTGCGGCCGCTGTCCGGGTATGTGCGGCTGGCACAGCTCGACGGTTCGATTCCCGACTGA
- the radC gene encoding RadC family protein — translation MSQLSLSLDASLLVRDDQGRYLPATTDQILAAARQVIDQKMQRGAEFSSPAMVKEYLRTKLAGFEHEVFAVLFLDTRHRLIEYVEMFRGTIDGASVHPREVVKESLQFNAAAVIFSHNHPSGNPEPSAADKALTQRLREALALVDVRVLDHVIVAGETTASFAERGLL, via the coding sequence ATGTCGCAACTTTCCCTCTCTCTTGATGCCTCGCTGCTGGTACGTGACGACCAGGGGCGCTATCTGCCGGCGACGACCGACCAAATCCTGGCGGCCGCGCGCCAGGTCATCGACCAAAAGATGCAGCGTGGTGCCGAGTTCAGTTCGCCGGCGATGGTCAAGGAGTACCTGCGCACCAAGCTGGCCGGATTCGAGCACGAGGTTTTCGCAGTGCTGTTCCTCGATACGCGCCACCGGTTGATCGAGTATGTGGAGATGTTCCGTGGCACGATCGACGGCGCATCGGTTCATCCACGCGAAGTCGTCAAAGAATCGCTGCAGTTCAATGCGGCGGCGGTGATTTTCTCGCACAACCATCCAAGCGGGAATCCCGAGCCGAGCGCAGCGGACAAGGCGCTGACCCAGCGGCTCAGGGAAGCGTTGGCGCTAGTGGACGTGCGTGTGCTCGATCACGTCATCGTCGCTGGTGAAACCACGGCGTCATTCGCCGAACGCGGCCTGCTTTGA
- a CDS encoding helix-turn-helix domain-containing protein, translated as MQKRPVQAGRPAGATTFDAELAQAFGAAVRALRAERGIAQELLANQAGIERSHLGKIERGEHMPTLAIIFKIANALECSTAALMSATESRLAASGA; from the coding sequence ATGCAGAAGCGTCCCGTCCAGGCCGGCCGACCGGCCGGCGCTACCACCTTCGATGCCGAACTGGCCCAGGCGTTCGGCGCGGCGGTGCGTGCATTGCGGGCGGAGCGTGGCATCGCCCAGGAACTGCTGGCTAACCAGGCCGGAATCGAGCGTTCCCACTTGGGAAAGATCGAGCGCGGCGAGCACATGCCCACGTTGGCGATAATCTTCAAGATCGCCAACGCGTTGGAGTGCAGCACGGCTGCACTGATGAGCGCGACGGAAAGCCGGCTTGCAGCGTCCGGAGCGTAG
- a CDS encoding DUF736 domain-containing protein gives MANIGTFTAEKDGFTGTLRTLTLNVKVKLVPNDKGDSENAPDFRVQAAGHDIGAAWKKVSKAERPYVSVTLDDPSFPATVYARLIESEDGRHDLIWSRSKPQQAD, from the coding sequence ATGGCTAACATCGGCACCTTCACCGCAGAGAAAGACGGCTTCACTGGCACGCTGCGCACCCTGACGCTCAACGTCAAGGTCAAGCTGGTTCCCAACGACAAGGGCGACAGCGAGAACGCCCCCGACTTCCGCGTGCAGGCGGCCGGCCACGACATCGGCGCGGCGTGGAAGAAAGTCAGCAAGGCCGAACGGCCCTATGTGTCCGTGACCCTCGACGATCCTTCGTTCCCGGCAACGGTCTATGCCCGCCTGATCGAGAGCGAGGACGGCAGGCACGACCTGATCTGGTCGCGCAGCAAGCCACAGCAGGCGGACTAA
- a CDS encoding PD-(D/E)XK motif protein: MTSEGTWTTDEGWRQLELSTGSPTRGEFRVFDTVLNTSEGAVLLALDALGLRHVLVPVAADFPAAHDRRSGGVHLTTRPLVDDTGQRQYLDLACQKAHLNSVFAHLAEEVLGLLHSRAIQPLQACHQTLQRWRELLDREASNVLSTEALCGLFGELWHLARIAAKSTHGISAWQGPYGARHDFTIEGCALEVKTTVRRDEWKFRVHGLTQLEPPHNARLYLSAMRLELNGASGVTVPDLIQSVLDTGVDRRDLLGRLSQVGYDLRDDAHYQQIRIDVIDSRIYEVAASFPRLTGASFSPTGLAAGVSDIHYTIDLAASPSAPLHPEILDSLHAAFAGVRDGGAAEPAV, from the coding sequence ATGACGAGCGAGGGTACCTGGACCACTGATGAAGGATGGCGCCAGCTGGAATTAAGCACGGGTAGCCCAACGCGCGGGGAGTTCCGCGTTTTCGACACGGTGCTGAACACCTCTGAGGGAGCGGTGCTGCTGGCACTCGATGCATTGGGTCTTCGGCATGTGCTGGTTCCCGTCGCTGCAGACTTTCCCGCCGCGCACGACCGGCGCAGCGGCGGCGTACATCTCACCACCCGGCCACTGGTCGACGATACAGGGCAGCGGCAGTACCTCGACCTCGCTTGTCAAAAGGCACATCTCAACAGCGTCTTTGCTCATCTCGCTGAAGAGGTGCTCGGCTTGTTGCACAGTCGCGCGATCCAGCCGCTGCAGGCCTGCCATCAGACGCTTCAGCGTTGGCGCGAACTGTTGGACCGTGAGGCATCGAACGTTCTGTCTACTGAAGCCCTGTGCGGTTTGTTCGGCGAACTGTGGCACTTGGCGCGCATAGCAGCAAAGAGCACCCATGGAATCTCAGCTTGGCAGGGACCATATGGCGCGCGACACGACTTCACGATAGAGGGCTGCGCTTTGGAGGTCAAAACCACAGTGCGACGCGACGAATGGAAATTCCGCGTTCACGGCCTTACGCAGTTGGAGCCGCCCCACAATGCCCGGCTGTATCTGAGCGCCATGCGCTTGGAGCTGAACGGCGCATCCGGCGTCACCGTGCCGGACCTGATTCAGTCGGTTTTGGACACAGGTGTTGATCGGCGCGACTTGTTGGGTCGCCTGTCGCAAGTCGGATATGACCTGCGCGATGATGCCCACTACCAGCAGATTCGAATCGACGTCATCGACAGTCGAATCTACGAAGTGGCTGCATCGTTTCCGCGGCTGACAGGGGCATCTTTCTCTCCCACTGGACTTGCAGCAGGAGTATCAGACATCCACTACACCATCGACCTTGCCGCGTCCCCGTCTGCACCACTGCATCCGGAAATACTGGATAGCCTCCACGCGGCGTTTGCAGGAGTCCGCGATGGCGGTGCCGCTGAACCTGCAGTCTGA
- a CDS encoding helix-turn-helix domain-containing protein yields the protein MRPAPLRPAAATVATPPQPQRYFTNDEAADYLRLSPRTLEKQRVIGGGPKFRKFGRRVMYAVADLDAWADQRSYEATSDPDYAEHHSADSRAR from the coding sequence ATGCGTCCAGCTCCTTTGCGGCCCGCCGCCGCTACCGTCGCCACGCCCCCGCAGCCCCAACGCTACTTCACCAACGACGAAGCTGCCGACTACCTGCGGCTGTCGCCGCGCACGCTCGAAAAGCAGCGTGTCATCGGCGGCGGGCCGAAGTTTCGCAAGTTCGGCCGGCGCGTCATGTACGCCGTGGCCGACCTTGATGCCTGGGCCGACCAGCGCAGCTACGAGGCCACGTCCGATCCCGACTACGCCGAGCATCACTCGGCCGACAGCCGTGCACGCTAA
- a CDS encoding Z1 domain-containing protein: protein MQSAQASQKPSQSSFSISENKSFNQGECMSLSDGTNDQVGQLAEQIRDSVRAGRTPEEAAARLSTLLPPALVEQALQKYRDASRRVWTMKEPGSIYNKHFDPWYLGPDPSDKLWHSYEKHLKEKGWDPAAIKDIDEASTRVVSLLDPPGKAQIRTRGLVLGHVQSGKTASFTAVIAKAADVGYRFIIVLSGMNNVLRYQTQLRIDEDLIAANLEHWITVTDVQDDFAANTNVNSFLTEKHSTKVLGVVKKNSGRLKRLHRWLTGARPEVLRACPVLIIDDEADQASPNSHPKPDERTKINELIVKLLQDLPKAAYVGYTATPFANLFIDPSLPEDLYPRDFIVDLPRGNGYFGAEQIFGRAPVDENEEPVDGLNVIRLVPDHEGTQLKPPGRDARFTFTPEITATLREAMLYFWMAVAARQVRGQRGKHATMLIHTTQYAAAHRNAKGAVDAFQGAVLRLIQKGDAALMAELEALWLREQAELPSEMLGLEPVAFADLSAHMTTVLRRTESKVENGSSPTLDRVDYQQDADGNGRIYIVIGGNVLSRGLTLEGLTVSFFVRSASAYDTLLQMGRWFGYRPGYGDLARVWMTEDLRDYFYDLASVEREIRQDISRYKNGDVTPMEFAVRIRQHPALAITAKLKMQHAVQAKMAFNAREVQTIVFRHEDQSWLDQNLKAARDLIARMRAAGIQPATVTDKPHKVFFDVSSTQVLQFLNEYAIDPGNSEMPNGLLQSYIRDQNQRGHIALWTVAVVTRSAPVPALGTIDFGLDAEVPLVNRARSLRKRGPQVVDIKALMSETDVAIDVPRPASELRGKDRDELRDLREEAAPDRGLLLLYPISKDSMPRQGSTQRALLGAVQHVVGLALVFPDVPQNDLTPQNYMTVELPDVDSEQIDIDDLEDMAETDE, encoded by the coding sequence ATGCAGTCTGCCCAAGCGTCACAAAAGCCGTCGCAGAGTTCATTCTCGATCTCTGAAAACAAGAGTTTCAACCAGGGGGAATGCATGTCGCTAAGCGATGGAACTAATGATCAAGTCGGCCAATTGGCCGAGCAAATTCGCGATTCAGTGCGCGCCGGACGGACCCCTGAAGAGGCCGCCGCACGCCTATCAACGCTGCTCCCCCCGGCCTTAGTCGAGCAGGCCTTGCAGAAGTACCGTGATGCCAGCCGCCGTGTATGGACGATGAAGGAGCCAGGCAGTATCTATAACAAGCACTTCGATCCGTGGTATCTCGGTCCAGATCCGTCGGACAAGCTGTGGCACTCCTACGAGAAACACCTGAAAGAGAAGGGTTGGGACCCGGCAGCGATCAAGGATATCGACGAAGCGTCGACCCGAGTGGTGTCGCTGCTCGATCCACCTGGCAAGGCGCAGATCCGGACGCGGGGGCTTGTACTTGGGCACGTGCAGAGCGGCAAGACGGCAAGCTTCACCGCGGTCATTGCCAAGGCTGCCGATGTCGGCTACCGGTTCATCATCGTGCTGTCAGGGATGAACAACGTCCTGCGCTACCAGACACAGCTACGCATCGACGAAGATCTTATTGCTGCCAACCTGGAGCATTGGATCACCGTGACCGATGTTCAGGACGATTTCGCCGCCAATACCAACGTCAACTCCTTTCTTACCGAAAAGCATTCCACGAAGGTACTGGGCGTCGTTAAGAAAAACAGCGGCCGGCTCAAGCGCCTGCATAGATGGCTTACGGGCGCACGACCCGAGGTTCTTCGCGCTTGTCCTGTTCTAATCATTGATGATGAAGCCGACCAGGCCAGCCCCAACTCGCACCCAAAGCCGGACGAGCGAACCAAGATCAACGAACTGATTGTGAAGCTGCTGCAGGATCTCCCTAAAGCAGCCTATGTAGGCTATACGGCTACCCCCTTCGCCAACCTCTTCATCGATCCCTCACTACCCGAAGATCTCTACCCCAGGGACTTCATTGTCGATCTGCCACGCGGAAATGGATACTTCGGCGCGGAGCAAATCTTCGGGCGTGCGCCCGTGGACGAAAACGAAGAGCCTGTGGACGGCCTGAATGTCATTCGGCTGGTGCCCGACCACGAAGGCACGCAGTTGAAGCCGCCAGGCAGAGACGCTCGATTCACGTTCACTCCGGAAATCACTGCAACGCTGCGCGAAGCAATGCTGTATTTCTGGATGGCCGTTGCCGCTCGCCAGGTGCGTGGGCAGCGTGGCAAGCACGCCACAATGCTCATCCATACGACCCAATACGCGGCGGCGCATCGAAATGCCAAGGGTGCCGTTGATGCATTTCAGGGGGCCGTGCTGAGACTGATCCAGAAGGGCGACGCAGCTTTGATGGCTGAACTCGAAGCACTTTGGCTGCGCGAGCAGGCAGAGCTGCCTTCCGAGATGCTGGGCCTGGAACCAGTTGCATTCGCCGACCTGAGCGCGCACATGACGACGGTACTCAGACGGACCGAGTCGAAGGTCGAAAATGGCAGCAGCCCCACCCTCGACCGCGTGGACTATCAGCAGGATGCCGATGGAAACGGCCGCATCTATATCGTAATCGGCGGCAATGTGCTTTCACGCGGACTGACGTTGGAAGGGTTGACGGTCAGCTTCTTTGTCCGATCGGCGTCTGCCTATGACACTCTGCTGCAGATGGGGCGTTGGTTTGGCTACAGACCGGGCTACGGCGATCTTGCCCGCGTGTGGATGACGGAAGATCTGCGCGACTACTTCTACGACCTGGCTAGCGTCGAACGCGAGATTCGTCAGGACATCTCCCGCTACAAGAACGGCGATGTGACTCCCATGGAGTTTGCCGTTCGCATCCGCCAGCACCCAGCGCTGGCCATCACGGCCAAACTTAAAATGCAGCACGCGGTGCAGGCCAAGATGGCTTTCAACGCGCGAGAAGTGCAGACGATTGTCTTCCGCCACGAAGACCAGAGTTGGCTGGATCAAAATCTCAAGGCAGCACGCGATCTGATTGCGCGCATGCGGGCAGCCGGTATTCAACCCGCGACGGTAACGGACAAGCCGCACAAGGTCTTCTTCGATGTCTCGTCGACCCAAGTGCTTCAGTTCTTGAACGAGTACGCCATCGATCCTGGCAACAGCGAGATGCCAAATGGGCTGCTGCAGAGCTACATCCGCGACCAGAACCAGCGGGGACATATCGCCCTCTGGACGGTTGCCGTTGTCACACGATCCGCGCCGGTACCAGCACTCGGGACGATCGACTTCGGGCTGGACGCCGAAGTACCTCTGGTCAACCGCGCACGTTCACTGCGGAAAAGAGGCCCGCAGGTTGTTGACATCAAGGCCTTGATGTCGGAGACCGACGTTGCGATCGACGTGCCGCGACCCGCGTCTGAGCTGCGCGGCAAGGATCGCGATGAGTTGCGCGACCTTCGCGAAGAAGCCGCGCCGGACAGGGGCTTGCTGCTGCTCTATCCAATCAGCAAGGATTCGATGCCGCGTCAAGGGAGCACCCAGCGCGCACTACTCGGCGCCGTTCAACACGTTGTGGGTCTTGCACTCGTATTCCCCGACGTGCCGCAAAATGATCTGACGCCGCAAAACTATATGACCGTTGAACTTCCGGATGTCGACAGCGAGCAGATTGACATCGACGATCTCGAAGATATGGCAGAGACTGACGAATGA
- a CDS encoding ParB/RepB/Spo0J family partition protein, with translation MNAVLKTETIAIETAAPLEVADPTKNLILVPLSQLLPRRSKRNVRATPRQSIPELAASIARVGLLQNLIVILAANGEQYEVVAGDRRLTALKLLAKKKRIAADYEVPCLLVADASARTVSLAENVQREAMHPADQFAAFAALVKEGRPIEDIAADFGVSPLVVQRRLKLANVSPRLLSDYRVGAATLEQLMALTITDDRTAQEAAFYGAPEWQRSPSALRERLTEREITATHPLVRFVELDAYTTAGGGIRRDLFAEGDAGTYLTDAALLETLVRGKLDALAEDVRGEGWAWVEAVPQVSHAERQTFQNAPRQRREPSAREGRRVASLQTRLDKIDAELEEAYDAEDEDRTEALEPRREQVADELQAIEDALREYAPDVRAVAGAIVTLDREGEAVIHRGLLREAEAKALRTLEKLRQGFSAGDGANDDADEAPKTANLSDRLAQRLSAHRTAALQIEVARHPQVALAALVYGMVRTVLQDGCHRDGLPLGVRLDVQDRLESMASDVPESPAAVALRELQQIAGEALPDDSAELFAVLLAKSQDELVRLLAVCVASTVDVVTPRAAQHQPGAELAQAVELDMAAWWKPTAEGYFRHVSKAVILEAVGQFAPAHVTRLSKLKKGDIASEAERLAEGTGWMTAVFQTEHHTEPEGVPEAADEAAASEDAAAEVEVHALAA, from the coding sequence ATGAACGCCGTCCTGAAAACCGAAACCATCGCCATCGAAACCGCCGCGCCGCTGGAAGTGGCCGACCCGACCAAGAACCTGATTCTGGTTCCGCTGTCGCAGTTGTTGCCGCGCCGTTCCAAGCGCAACGTGCGCGCGACCCCGCGCCAGTCCATCCCCGAACTGGCCGCGAGCATTGCTCGCGTCGGCCTGCTGCAAAATCTCATCGTCATCCTCGCCGCCAATGGCGAGCAGTACGAAGTCGTCGCGGGCGACCGCCGCCTGACTGCCTTGAAGCTACTGGCGAAGAAAAAGCGCATCGCCGCCGACTACGAAGTGCCGTGCCTGCTGGTGGCCGACGCTTCCGCCCGTACCGTCAGCCTCGCGGAGAACGTGCAGCGCGAGGCCATGCACCCCGCCGACCAGTTCGCGGCCTTCGCCGCGCTGGTCAAGGAGGGTCGCCCCATCGAGGACATTGCCGCCGACTTCGGCGTGTCCCCGCTGGTGGTGCAGCGCCGCTTGAAGCTCGCCAACGTCTCGCCGCGCCTGCTGTCCGACTATCGCGTCGGAGCCGCGACGCTGGAACAGTTGATGGCCTTGACCATCACCGACGACCGCACCGCGCAGGAAGCCGCGTTCTACGGTGCGCCGGAATGGCAGCGCAGCCCGTCCGCGCTGCGCGAACGCCTGACCGAGCGCGAAATCACCGCCACGCATCCGCTGGTGCGCTTCGTCGAGCTGGACGCCTACACGACGGCAGGTGGCGGCATCCGCCGCGACCTGTTCGCGGAAGGCGATGCCGGAACCTACCTGACCGATGCCGCGCTGCTGGAAACGCTGGTGCGTGGCAAGCTGGACGCGCTGGCCGAGGACGTGCGTGGTGAGGGTTGGGCATGGGTGGAAGCCGTGCCGCAGGTGAGCCACGCCGAGCGGCAGACGTTCCAGAACGCCCCGCGCCAGCGCCGAGAGCCGAGCGCCCGCGAAGGCCGCCGCGTCGCGTCGCTGCAAACCCGCCTCGACAAGATCGACGCCGAACTGGAAGAAGCTTACGACGCCGAGGACGAGGACAGGACCGAGGCGCTGGAACCGCGCCGCGAGCAGGTGGCCGATGAACTGCAAGCCATCGAAGATGCCTTGCGGGAATATGCCCCGGACGTGCGCGCCGTGGCCGGTGCCATCGTCACGCTCGACCGCGAGGGCGAGGCCGTGATTCATCGCGGGCTGCTGCGCGAGGCCGAGGCGAAGGCGCTGCGCACGCTGGAAAAACTGCGGCAGGGTTTCAGTGCAGGCGATGGCGCGAACGACGACGCCGACGAAGCCCCCAAGACCGCGAACCTGTCCGACCGGCTGGCGCAACGGTTGAGTGCCCATCGCACGGCGGCGCTGCAAATCGAAGTCGCCCGGCATCCGCAGGTCGCTCTGGCCGCGCTGGTGTATGGCATGGTGCGGACTGTCTTGCAGGATGGATGCCACCGCGACGGCTTGCCACTCGGCGTGCGTCTGGACGTGCAAGACCGGCTGGAAAGCATGGCTTCGGACGTGCCGGAATCGCCTGCCGCCGTGGCGCTTCGTGAGTTGCAGCAGATCGCAGGCGAAGCGTTGCCGGACGACAGCGCCGAACTGTTCGCCGTGTTGCTGGCGAAGTCGCAAGACGAACTGGTGCGGTTGCTGGCCGTGTGCGTGGCGTCCACGGTGGATGTGGTGACGCCTCGCGCTGCGCAGCACCAGCCCGGCGCGGAACTGGCGCAGGCCGTGGAGCTGGACATGGCCGCATGGTGGAAGCCGACCGCCGAGGGCTATTTCCGCCATGTTTCCAAGGCCGTGATTCTGGAAGCCGTGGGGCAGTTCGCCCCCGCGCACGTCACCCGTCTGTCGAAGTTGAAGAAGGGCGACATTGCCAGCGAAGCCGAACGGCTGGCCGAGGGCACCGGCTGGATGACTGCCGTGTTTCAGACCGAGCATCACACGGAGCCGGAAGGCGTGCCGGAAGCGGCTGACGAAGCTGCTGCGTCGGAAGATGCCGCCGCCGAGGTGGAAGTGCACGCACTGGCCGCGTGA
- a CDS encoding DUF7011 domain-containing protein — protein sequence MADRSAEPWYPTAAYLYVLHLDGPALAWEYLRRNPDYRREWLRHRRRPEAAHAWGLRLLEDPARDARDAHPAWFPDHDSVLQLYPDADPPPGAVVFAFWRIPGHKCLIHDSKRLVLLARWPGGCLRLALAPGLADGMAYVHVLRASASAGTLQRVLAAWLEQCAATGGAAPAALARSRPTPAALLELHTLQALDATLAGASLRETAAGLFGADRVAESWHADGGLRSRVRRLVRRGQTLMHGGYRRLAQLE from the coding sequence ATGGCCGATCGAAGCGCCGAACCTTGGTATCCCACCGCCGCGTATCTCTACGTGCTGCATCTTGATGGCCCCGCGCTGGCCTGGGAATATCTGCGCAGGAACCCCGACTATCGGCGCGAATGGCTGCGCCATCGTCGCCGACCCGAGGCGGCGCACGCCTGGGGCCTGCGCCTGCTCGAAGACCCGGCGCGGGATGCGCGCGATGCGCATCCGGCCTGGTTCCCCGATCACGACAGCGTGCTCCAGCTCTACCCGGACGCCGACCCGCCGCCGGGTGCCGTCGTCTTCGCATTCTGGCGCATCCCCGGCCACAAATGCCTGATCCACGACAGCAAGCGCCTCGTGCTGCTGGCGCGCTGGCCCGGTGGCTGCCTGCGGCTGGCGCTGGCGCCGGGTCTCGCGGACGGCATGGCCTACGTCCATGTCCTCCGCGCCAGCGCCTCGGCCGGCACGCTCCAGCGCGTGCTGGCGGCCTGGCTGGAGCAATGCGCCGCCACCGGCGGGGCCGCGCCTGCGGCATTGGCCCGCAGCCGTCCCACGCCTGCCGCGCTGCTGGAACTACACACCCTGCAGGCGCTCGACGCGACCCTGGCGGGTGCGTCCTTGCGCGAAACGGCGGCGGGACTTTTCGGTGCCGATAGGGTCGCCGAAAGCTGGCACGCCGACGGCGGCCTGCGCTCGCGCGTGCGCCGCCTGGTACGCCGGGGCCAGACGCTGATGCACGGCGGCTATCGCCGTCTCGCACAGCTCGAATGA
- a CDS encoding DUF932 domain-containing protein, with product MQLASRFASRSPVLRSDCPLSDDQIRAVAPSIYADAPHESRSQRYSYIPTATVLQELRGEGFEPFMVCQTRVRADDRRDYTKHMIRLRHASQINGREANEIILLNSHDGTSSYQMLAGMFRFVCQNGLVCGDTVADVRVPHKGDVAAQVIEGAYEVLHGFDRAQESRDAMQAITLDAGESEVFARAALALKYDEDKPAPITESQILMPRRHDDSRRDLWSVFNRTQENLIKGGLSARAANGRRQTTRPVQGIDNGIRLNRALWLLADGLRQLKA from the coding sequence ATGCAACTCGCTTCCCGTTTCGCTTCACGTTCCCCGGTGCTGCGCTCCGACTGTCCCTTGTCGGATGACCAGATTCGCGCCGTGGCCCCGTCCATCTACGCGGACGCGCCGCACGAAAGCCGATCGCAGCGATACAGCTACATCCCCACCGCGACCGTGCTGCAAGAACTGCGCGGCGAAGGCTTCGAGCCTTTCATGGTGTGCCAGACCCGCGTGCGTGCGGATGATCGCCGCGACTACACCAAGCACATGATCCGGCTGCGCCACGCCAGCCAGATCAACGGCCGCGAAGCCAACGAAATCATCCTGCTCAATTCGCACGACGGCACCAGTAGCTATCAGATGCTCGCCGGGATGTTCCGCTTCGTGTGCCAGAACGGCCTCGTTTGCGGTGACACCGTGGCCGACGTGCGCGTACCCCACAAGGGAGACGTAGCCGCGCAGGTGATCGAAGGCGCTTACGAAGTCTTGCACGGCTTCGACCGGGCGCAGGAATCCCGCGATGCCATGCAGGCCATCACGCTAGACGCCGGGGAATCGGAAGTGTTCGCCCGCGCCGCGCTGGCGTTGAAGTACGACGAGGACAAGCCCGCGCCCATCACGGAATCGCAAATCCTGATGCCGCGCCGTCACGACGATAGCCGCCGCGACTTGTGGAGCGTGTTCAACCGCACGCAAGAAAACCTCATCAAAGGCGGCCTGTCCGCCCGCGCCGCGAATGGTCGCCGCCAGACCACGCGCCCGGTGCAGGGCATCGACAACGGCATCCGCCTGAATCGCGCCTTGTGGCTGCTGGCCGATGGCCTGCGCCAGTTGAAAGCCTGA
- a CDS encoding very short patch repair endonuclease, with translation MADNMTPEQRRMTMSRIRGRDTKVELAVRKELHRRGYRFRVNAAWLAGKPDVVFTKIRLAIFIDGDFWHGWKFDQWSHKLAPYWYEKIAGNMARDLRHMTLLRRDGWTVMRIWEHDVKKNLERCIQRIEARVDKLRRA, from the coding sequence ATGGCTGACAACATGACGCCCGAGCAACGGCGTATGACCATGTCACGGATCCGCGGCCGGGACACCAAAGTGGAGCTTGCCGTGAGGAAGGAACTGCACAGACGCGGTTACCGCTTTCGAGTGAATGCAGCATGGCTTGCGGGTAAGCCGGATGTCGTTTTCACCAAGATTCGACTCGCTATATTCATCGATGGCGACTTCTGGCACGGATGGAAGTTCGACCAGTGGTCGCACAAACTCGCACCCTACTGGTACGAAAAAATTGCTGGGAACATGGCGCGCGACCTCCGGCATATGACACTTCTGCGCCGTGACGGCTGGACGGTCATGCGGATTTGGGAGCACGACGTAAAAAAGAACCTTGAACGCTGCATTCAGCGCATTGAGGCAAGAGTAGACAAGCTTCGCAGAGCCTAG
- a CDS encoding replication initiator protein A, with protein MAIAMPSPSREREQLDLFRALPGDGIVPRDSQDLMAFPFFSLAKSRRTAPIDFRSRNVTIRVEGTQEHGIATIWDADILIWAASQIVEARDAGLRPSRLMHATPYEILRFIGRGVSLRDYQRLKAALDRLQSTTVATSIRETTGRRLHRFSWINEWKELADASGTPLGIELILPDWFYAGVLDAALVLTIDPAYFRLTGGIERWLYRLVRKHGGKQPHGWQFDFRHLHRKSGSTAKPYDFACDLRALVARQSLPGYVLGIERMPDTDAELLTFRPVSFTARG; from the coding sequence ATGGCTATCGCCATGCCCAGCCCATCCCGGGAGCGGGAACAGCTCGACCTGTTCCGCGCCTTGCCGGGCGATGGCATCGTGCCGCGCGACAGCCAAGACTTGATGGCCTTTCCGTTCTTCTCGCTGGCGAAGTCGCGGCGCACGGCGCCGATCGACTTTCGCAGCAGGAACGTCACTATCCGCGTGGAAGGGACACAGGAGCACGGCATCGCCACGATCTGGGATGCAGACATCCTGATCTGGGCGGCCAGCCAGATCGTGGAAGCGCGCGACGCGGGCCTGCGCCCGTCGCGCCTGATGCACGCCACACCCTACGAGATCCTGCGCTTTATCGGGCGCGGGGTGTCGCTGCGCGACTACCAGCGCCTCAAGGCCGCGCTCGACCGGCTGCAATCGACCACCGTGGCGACTTCCATCCGCGAGACGACAGGCCGGCGCCTGCATCGCTTCTCGTGGATCAACGAGTGGAAGGAACTGGCCGACGCCAGCGGCACCCCGCTGGGCATCGAGCTGATCTTGCCGGACTGGTTCTACGCCGGCGTGCTCGACGCCGCCCTGGTGCTGACCATCGACCCGGCGTACTTCCGGCTGACTGGCGGCATCGAACGATGGCTGTACCGCCTGGTGCGCAAGCACGGCGGCAAGCAACCGCACGGCTGGCAATTCGACTTCCGGCACCTGCACCGCAAGTCGGGCAGCACGGCGAAGCCCTACGACTTCGCCTGCGACCTGCGCGCGCTGGTCGCGCGGCAGTCGCTGCCCGGCTACGTGCTCGGCATCGAGCGGATGCCGGATACCGATGCGGAACTGCTGACCTTCCGGCCGGTGTCGTTCACGGCACGGGGATAA